In Populus nigra chromosome 1, ddPopNigr1.1, whole genome shotgun sequence, one genomic interval encodes:
- the LOC133689705 gene encoding polyphenol oxidase, chloroplastic-like, which yields MASCISLSSSIPLAASSFLPSFPKTHRVSRVKKPNRPNIPIVSCKSGKNDHEQNPATRRDVLIGLGGLYGATSLSDPFAYANPIAPPDITQCELVPLPSESDPTNCCPQTSTKIKNFEFPSASSPMRIRPAAHLLDKAYLAKYAKAIALMKNLPDDDPRSFKSQANVHCAYCDGAYHQAGFPDLELQIHFSWLFFPWHRAYLYYFERILGKLIDDPTFALPFWNWDAPAGMQIPAIFTDPKSPLYDPLRDANHQPPTLLDLNYAKGDANPDPAKAEELYASNLNVMYRQMVSGATKPTLFFGKPYRAGDDPSPGMGTIETTPHTQIHIWTGDPNQTKGENMGNFYSAGRDPIFYCHHSNVDRMWDLWKKIPGGKRKDIEDPDWLNAEFLFWDENKELVRVKVKDTLDTKKLRYGFQDVPIPWLTTRATPKLTRQEKSRRAAKKSVVLTPISAFPVVLDKVISVEVSRPKKSRSATEKEDEDEVLVIEGIEYEENQLIKFDVLVNDEPDSPGGPDKSEFAGSFVNVPHKHAKKSKTTMVLGITGLLEDLEAEGDDTLVVTLVPRTGGDSVTVANVKIEFVAD from the coding sequence ATGGCTTCCTGTATCTCTCTTTCCAGTAGCATCCCCTTAGCTGCCTCCTCTTTCTTGCCTTCCTTCCCGAAAACACACCGAGTTTCCAGAGTTAAAAAGCCAAACCGTCCCAATATCCCGATTGTTTCTTGCAAATCAGGCAAGAATGATCATGAACAAAACCCTGCCACCAGAAGAGATGTGCTCATTGGTCTCGGTGGACTCTATGGAGCAACTAGTCTTAGTGATCCATTTGCCTATGCTAACCCCATTGCACCCCCAGACATAACCCAATGTGAGCTAGTTCCCCTGCCATCCGAAAGTGACCCCACGAACTGTTGCCCTCAAACATCCACAAAGATCAAAAACTTCGAATTCCCTTCTGCGTCCTCCCCAATGCGCATTAGGCCTGCTGCTCATTTACTTGATAAAGCCTACTTAGCTAAATACGCCAAAGCCATTGCACTGATGAAAAATCTTCCTGACGATGATCCACGTAGCTTCAAGAGCCAAGCCAACGTTCATTGTGCTTATTGTGATGGTGCTTATCACCAAGCAGGCTTTCCTGATTTAGAACTTCAAATTCACTTCTCGTGGCTCTTCTTTCCCTGGCATAGAGCCTATTTATACTACTTCGAAAGAATCTTGGGTAAACTGATTGATGATCCAACTTTCGCTTTGCCTTTCTGGAATTGGGATGCCCCTGCCGGCATGCAAATACCAGCCATTTTTACTGACCCCAAATCACCACTTTATGACCCCCTTCGCGACGCGAATCACCAACCTCCGACATTGCTTGATCTTAATTACGCGAAAGGAGATGCGAATCCAGACCCTGCAAAAGCAGAGGAATTGTATGCAAGCAATCTTAACGTAATGTACAGGCAAATGGTGTCCGGTGCCACGAAGCCTACTCTCTTTTTTGGAAAACCATATCGTGCTGGTGATGATCCAAGTCCTGGAATGGGTACAATTGAGACCACCCCACACACTCAGATTCACATCTGGACCGGCGACCCCAATCAGACTAAAGGGGAAAATATGGGCAATTTCTACTCAGCAGGGAGAGATCCCATATTTTATTGTCATCACTCGAACGTCGACCGAATGTGGGACTTGTGGAAGAAAATACCTGGAGGGAAGCGAAAGGATATCGAGGATCCTGATTGGCTTAATGCAGAGTTTCTTTTCTGGGATGAGAATAAAGAGCTGGTACGAGTAAAGGTTAAAGATACTCTTGACACCAAGAAGCTACGATATGGCTTTCAAGATGTTCCTATTCCTTGGCTGACAACTAGGGCAACACCAAAATTAACAAGGCAGGAAAAATCACGTCGTGCAGCTAAAAAAAGCGTTGTATTAACACCAATTAGTGCATTCCCTGTTGTCTTGGATAAAGTCATAAGTGTGGAGGTTTCCAGGCCAAAGAAATCAAGAAGCGCGACggagaaagaagatgaagatgaagtttTAGTTATTGAAGGGATTGAGtatgaagaaaatcaattaattaagttcGATGTCCTCGTCAACGATGAACCTGATTCACCTGGTGGACCAGACAAGTCCGAGTTTGCAGGAAGTTTCGTCAATGTGCCTCACAAGCATGCAAAAAAATCGAAGACAACTATGGTATTGGGGATTACAGGATTGTTGGAAGATCTGGAAGCTGAAGGAGATGATACCCTTGTGGTGACTTTAGTGCCTCGGACTGGTGGTGATTCTGTTACCGTTGCTAATGTCAAGATTGAGTTTGTCGCTGACTGA